Proteins from one Loktanella sp. M215 genomic window:
- a CDS encoding nuclear transport factor 2 family protein has translation MTRMPVPPFTHADAVRKVRLAENAWNVRDPEVVALAYTPDTRWRNRSTFLTGRAAVVGFLTRKWAVEHDYRLIKEIWAHGDDRIAVRFCYEYHDDAGQWFRAHGNENWAFDAGGYMAERHASINDVPMAEADRLFHWPQGPRPDDHPGLSALGL, from the coding sequence ATGACCCGCATGCCCGTGCCACCCTTTACCCACGCAGACGCGGTCCGGAAGGTGCGTCTGGCGGAAAATGCGTGGAACGTTCGGGATCCGGAGGTGGTGGCGCTGGCCTATACGCCGGACACGCGGTGGCGCAACCGGTCGACCTTTCTGACCGGGCGCGCCGCCGTCGTGGGTTTCCTGACGCGGAAATGGGCGGTCGAACACGACTACCGCCTGATCAAGGAAATCTGGGCGCATGGCGACGACCGCATCGCGGTTCGCTTCTGCTATGAATACCACGACGATGCCGGCCAATGGTTCCGCGCCCACGGCAATGAAAACTGGGCGTTTGATGCGGGCGGCTACATGGCCGAGCGTCATGCCTCGATCAACGACGTGCCGATGGCCGAGGCTGACCGTCTGTTTCACTGGCCACAGGGGCCGCGCCCGGACGACCACCCGGGATTGAGCGCGTTGGGCCTTTAG
- the cynS gene encoding cyanase, with amino-acid sequence MTETMTKEDVTAMILSAKKQAGMTWEQIADKIGMSPVWTHSAAMGMNAFPADKAKLMVATMGLPQEAESLLSESPTKIWTQAVPTDPCIYRFYEIVGVYGPTLKALIQEKFGDGIMSAIDFNMSVTREENPKGDRVKVEMSGKYLGYNNW; translated from the coding sequence ATGACCGAGACGATGACCAAGGAAGACGTGACCGCCATGATCCTGTCGGCCAAGAAGCAGGCCGGGATGACGTGGGAACAGATCGCCGACAAGATCGGCATGTCCCCCGTCTGGACCCATTCCGCCGCGATGGGCATGAACGCCTTTCCTGCTGACAAGGCGAAACTGATGGTCGCCACGATGGGCCTGCCGCAAGAGGCGGAAAGCCTGTTGTCCGAGAGCCCGACAAAGATCTGGACGCAGGCGGTGCCGACCGACCCCTGCATCTATCGCTTTTACGAAATCGTCGGCGTCTATGGCCCGACGTTGAAGGCGCTGATTCAGGAAAAGTTCGGCGACGGCATCATGTCGGCCATCGACTTTAACATGTCCGTCACGCGCGAGGAAAACCCCAAGGGCGACCGGGTCAAGGTCGAGATGTCGGGCAAGTATCTGGGCTACAACAACTGGTAA
- a CDS encoding DUF3320 domain-containing protein, whose amino-acid sequence MSKVLDAARRRLLDTGTRNRLVHVNRGNARANCLNVINEQADAVFDILRSHGRRMRFRAMGKDKAGDGQEMLLALPEADLPADSDRLTDSNLETPLGPEALARRLLRLATDARTAEEEQGLNILYLAIGFLRWRESPSSEVQREAPLMLLPVQLVRNARTSTFDIIARDDDMSTNLPLQERLRQDFGIQLPDIEEAEDWAPSDYFAQVQEAVAGQPGWSIDGNGMQLGFFSFAKLLMHRDLDPASWPVNAFADSDLLRGLLADGFEEDTPISGPEDKLDDLLDPAQIIQVIDADASQTKVIEEVRRGASLVVQGPPGTGKSQTITNLIAAAAHDGKSVLFVAEKMAALSVVHDRLVRAGLRDICLELHSRTANKKALAQELGRTLMASAKALPGAADPARLRATRDQLNEITALLHDPLPPTGDTPFRAVSEIVGHIGKGAPPPTVPLDGLATLDRAARDRALGAIAGFVAALGRVGPPEDHPFRGTGALDLQPTDLARLDTELAAGLSGIDALAADLGRIAQIVGSPAPVSLSEAEVLTTALRSLATQPPGAAPLIAVLFDHAAQPRLAEGLAAGADWATAHGAAQARFAAPAWTADVTALRTALVRGQASFFARLFGGYRRASAELASLLTGALPKAPGARVALVDELAAVQALRLRLAEEEGWLQSVLGAAWRGERTPFAEVQGVARWLSDIRRAGVFASAAQLVAARDPLPDPGTEAAALTARIATCRDRVAAPLARLRLDLAQAGLGTDLDTAPLSKVRALLGDMATDTARYGEWASLAGAIGAAVAAGAGRIVDAVSDGRVDPARAAEEFAYACAEARWTAARLARPDLDRLPQLARHDLVSLFRDLEKDRIEAAKTLILSRHFDQMPRGTVGEMGVIWGEIGRKKGHKPIRWVMKTAGSMVQRIKPVMLMSPISVAQFLPPGGVTFDLLVIDEASQIRPEDALGVIARARQIVVVGYQKQLPPTSFFDRLVDDIEESDADDEAPVGATAADMESILSLCEARGLRQRMLEWHYRSRDPSLIRVSNAEFYGDGLVLPPSPLQLDPDYGLKFRRVPGVYARGGSGLGRQGTNRIEAEAVVTAMAAHARAWPDMSLGVVAFSKAQADMLTEVLELHRRRDPVLDAFLREGKSEDVFVKNIENVQGDERDVILISVGYGPQEPNGRLPAMSFGPVNGEGGERRLNVLFSRARARCEVFASFDPGDIDPSRVKRDGPRVLKRFLDYAKTGIMDVRTPTGLEADSPFEEDVAAVITSLGFLADAQVGSDGFRIDIGVRHPDRPGQYLVAVECDGAAYHSALWARERDRLRQDILENLGWQFHRIWSTDWFHHRKREIARLKAALALARDQLETGIRVSGANASGGGPAPASSAPEAIDIGHLDLKMPVYVRADLSVRSNVEPHEAPVGQLADLVSQIVGIEGPIHIDEVARRITTAFGKAKAGSRIVEATSGAVRQALRQDPMLTQDGPFLMTQAQAAAPPVRDRAAETGHLLKAAFISPAEIAAAAALVRLENGDVSGDDLIRAIARLLGFQRVGKDLTAVIADALVS is encoded by the coding sequence GTGTCCAAAGTGCTCGACGCCGCGCGCCGCAGGCTTCTGGATACGGGCACGCGGAACCGGCTGGTTCACGTGAACCGCGGCAATGCCCGCGCCAATTGCCTGAACGTCATCAACGAACAGGCCGATGCGGTCTTTGACATTCTGCGCAGTCATGGCCGCAGGATGCGGTTCAGGGCGATGGGCAAGGACAAGGCTGGCGACGGGCAGGAGATGCTGCTTGCCCTGCCGGAGGCTGACCTGCCCGCGGATTCCGACCGGCTGACCGACAGCAATCTTGAAACGCCGCTGGGCCCCGAGGCCCTGGCCCGCCGCCTGCTGCGTCTGGCGACGGATGCGCGCACGGCGGAAGAGGAGCAGGGTCTGAACATCCTGTATCTGGCCATCGGGTTCCTGCGCTGGCGCGAAAGCCCGTCGTCAGAGGTGCAGCGCGAGGCGCCCCTGATGCTGCTGCCGGTCCAGTTGGTCCGCAACGCGCGCACGTCGACGTTCGACATCATCGCCCGTGACGATGACATGTCGACCAATCTGCCCTTGCAGGAACGGTTGCGGCAGGATTTCGGCATCCAGTTGCCAGACATTGAAGAGGCCGAGGACTGGGCACCGTCCGATTATTTCGCGCAGGTGCAGGAGGCCGTGGCGGGCCAGCCCGGTTGGTCGATCGACGGCAACGGGATGCAACTGGGCTTTTTCTCGTTTGCGAAACTTCTCATGCACCGCGACCTCGACCCTGCCTCATGGCCGGTCAATGCCTTTGCGGACAGTGACTTGCTGCGCGGGCTTCTGGCCGACGGGTTCGAAGAGGATACGCCGATCTCTGGCCCCGAGGACAAGCTGGACGATCTTCTGGACCCCGCGCAGATCATACAGGTCATCGACGCCGACGCATCGCAGACCAAGGTGATTGAGGAAGTGCGCCGTGGCGCGAGCCTTGTGGTGCAGGGCCCGCCGGGCACCGGGAAAAGCCAGACGATCACCAACCTGATCGCGGCAGCCGCGCATGACGGCAAGTCGGTGCTGTTCGTGGCCGAAAAGATGGCGGCGCTGTCGGTGGTCCATGATCGGCTGGTGCGCGCGGGACTGCGGGACATCTGCCTCGAACTGCATTCCCGCACCGCCAACAAGAAGGCGCTGGCGCAGGAATTGGGCCGGACCTTGATGGCCAGTGCGAAGGCTCTGCCGGGCGCGGCGGACCCCGCCCGCCTGCGTGCCACACGCGATCAGTTGAACGAGATCACGGCCTTGCTGCATGATCCGCTGCCGCCGACGGGCGACACGCCGTTCCGGGCCGTGTCAGAGATCGTCGGCCATATCGGCAAGGGTGCGCCGCCCCCCACGGTCCCGCTGGACGGGCTGGCAACACTGGACCGTGCGGCGCGCGATCGCGCGCTCGGGGCCATCGCAGGCTTTGTCGCGGCGCTGGGCCGTGTCGGTCCGCCAGAGGATCATCCGTTCCGCGGCACCGGCGCGCTGGATCTGCAGCCGACCGATCTGGCCCGGCTGGACACCGAACTGGCGGCCGGGCTGTCCGGGATCGACGCGCTTGCGGCCGATCTGGGGCGCATTGCGCAGATCGTTGGATCGCCGGCCCCGGTGTCCCTGTCCGAGGCTGAAGTCCTGACCACGGCGCTTCGGTCGCTGGCGACGCAACCGCCGGGTGCCGCGCCGCTGATTGCGGTCCTGTTCGATCATGCGGCGCAACCGCGGCTGGCAGAGGGTCTGGCCGCAGGGGCCGACTGGGCCACGGCGCATGGGGCCGCGCAGGCGCGCTTTGCAGCACCCGCATGGACGGCAGACGTGACAGCGTTGCGCACGGCGCTGGTGCGCGGGCAGGCATCGTTCTTTGCGCGTCTTTTTGGCGGCTATCGCCGCGCCTCGGCCGAACTGGCGAGCCTTCTGACAGGGGCCTTGCCCAAGGCCCCCGGTGCGCGCGTGGCATTGGTCGATGAACTGGCCGCGGTGCAGGCCCTGCGTCTGCGGCTGGCCGAGGAGGAGGGCTGGCTGCAATCCGTCCTTGGCGCAGCATGGCGCGGCGAACGCACGCCCTTTGCCGAGGTGCAGGGCGTGGCGCGCTGGCTGTCCGACATCCGGCGGGCGGGGGTGTTTGCATCGGCTGCACAGCTGGTGGCGGCACGGGACCCCCTGCCTGACCCGGGCACAGAGGCCGCGGCCCTGACGGCGCGGATTGCCACGTGCCGGGACCGTGTCGCGGCGCCGCTGGCCCGCCTGCGGCTTGATCTGGCGCAGGCGGGACTTGGCACCGATCTGGATACGGCACCGCTGTCAAAGGTGCGCGCCCTTCTGGGGGACATGGCGACGGATACGGCCCGCTATGGCGAATGGGCCAGCCTTGCGGGGGCCATCGGCGCGGCCGTCGCGGCCGGGGCTGGCCGCATCGTGGATGCGGTGTCGGACGGGCGGGTGGACCCCGCGCGCGCCGCAGAGGAATTCGCCTATGCCTGCGCCGAGGCGCGCTGGACCGCCGCCCGTTTGGCCCGGCCCGACCTTGACCGGTTGCCGCAACTGGCCCGGCACGATCTGGTCAGCCTGTTCCGCGATCTGGAAAAGGACCGGATCGAGGCGGCCAAGACGCTGATCTTGTCGCGCCACTTCGACCAGATGCCGCGCGGCACCGTGGGCGAGATGGGCGTGATCTGGGGTGAGATCGGGCGCAAGAAGGGTCACAAGCCGATCCGCTGGGTGATGAAGACTGCAGGATCCATGGTGCAGCGGATCAAGCCGGTCATGCTGATGAGCCCGATTTCGGTCGCGCAGTTCCTGCCGCCGGGGGGTGTGACCTTTGATCTGCTGGTGATCGACGAGGCCTCTCAGATCCGGCCGGAGGATGCACTGGGCGTCATCGCGCGCGCGCGGCAGATCGTGGTGGTGGGCTACCAGAAGCAGTTGCCGCCCACGTCCTTTTTCGACCGGCTGGTCGACGATATTGAGGAGAGCGACGCGGACGACGAGGCCCCGGTGGGGGCGACCGCCGCCGACATGGAAAGCATCCTGTCGCTGTGCGAGGCGCGGGGGCTGCGTCAGCGGATGCTGGAATGGCATTACCGGTCGCGCGATCCCTCGTTGATCCGCGTGTCGAACGCAGAGTTCTATGGCGACGGTCTGGTGCTGCCGCCGTCACCCCTGCAGCTTGATCCCGATTACGGCCTGAAATTCCGCCGGGTGCCTGGCGTCTATGCCCGCGGCGGCAGTGGTCTGGGGCGGCAGGGCACCAACCGGATCGAGGCCGAGGCGGTCGTCACGGCGATGGCCGCGCATGCCCGCGCTTGGCCCGACATGTCCTTGGGGGTCGTGGCGTTTTCCAAGGCACAGGCCGATATGCTGACCGAGGTGCTGGAACTGCACCGCCGCCGCGACCCGGTGCTGGATGCCTTTCTGCGCGAAGGCAAATCCGAGGACGTCTTTGTCAAGAACATCGAGAATGTGCAGGGCGACGAGCGGGACGTGATCCTGATCTCGGTGGGCTACGGCCCGCAGGAGCCGAACGGGCGGTTGCCGGCCATGAGCTTTGGCCCCGTGAACGGCGAGGGCGGCGAGCGGCGGCTGAACGTCCTGTTTTCGCGCGCGCGAGCGCGGTGCGAGGTTTTCGCGTCTTTCGATCCCGGCGATATCGACCCGTCGCGGGTCAAGCGTGACGGACCACGGGTGCTGAAGCGGTTTCTCGACTATGCCAAGACCGGAATCATGGATGTGCGCACGCCGACTGGCCTAGAGGCGGACAGTCCGTTCGAGGAGGACGTCGCCGCGGTCATCACGTCGCTTGGCTTTCTGGCCGATGCGCAGGTTGGCAGCGACGGCTTTCGCATCGACATCGGTGTGCGGCACCCGGACCGGCCGGGACAATACCTTGTCGCCGTCGAATGCGATGGTGCCGCCTATCACAGCGCGCTTTGGGCGCGAGAACGGGACCGGCTGCGGCAGGATATCCTTGAAAATCTTGGCTGGCAGTTTCACCGCATCTGGAGCACGGACTGGTTCCACCACCGCAAGCGCGAGATCGCGCGGCTGAAGGCGGCGCTGGCGCTTGCGCGGGACCAGCTTGAGACCGGCATCAGGGTGAGCGGCGCCAATGCCTCGGGCGGCGGCCCTGCGCCGGCCTCGTCCGCGCCCGAGGCCATCGACATCGGTCATCTGGACCTGAAGATGCCCGTTTATGTGCGGGCCGATCTGTCCGTGCGATCAAACGTCGAGCCGCACGAGGCGCCGGTCGGCCAACTGGCGGACCTTGTGTCGCAGATCGTGGGGATCGAGGGGCCGATTCACATCGACGAGGTGGCCCGCCGGATCACGACCGCCTTCGGCAAGGCCAAGGCCGGCAGCCGGATCGTTGAGGCGACCAGCGGGGCAGTCCGTCAGGCCCTGCGGCAGGATCCGATGCTGACGCAGGACGGCCCGTTTCTGATGACGCAGGCGCAAGCCGCCGCACCCCCTGTGCGCGACCGCGCCGCCGAGACGGGCCATCTGCTGAAGGCCGCCTTCATTTCCCCCGCCGAGATCGCGGCGGCTGCGGCCCTTGTGCGACTGGAAAACGGTGATGTGTCCGGTGACGACCTGATCCGCGCCATCGCCCGTCTCTTGGGCTTTCAACGGGTGGGCAAGGATCTGACAGCGGTGATTGCCGACGCCTTGGTCAGTTGA
- a CDS encoding MSMEG_0572/Sll0783 family nitrogen starvation response protein, which translates to MPAVTQEKHKDGDFFVDYEDKVFEDVKAEPGQKALVTFHTVAFEGSIGLVNMLNAIRLARKGFETSILLYGPGVTLGIQRGFPTLGDAAFPGHQNFADNLKKFMAEGSKIYACRFALQALYGHGEAALLPGIIPIAPQDVLDLKLLHVRDNSVIIDTWTL; encoded by the coding sequence ATGCCAGCAGTCACCCAGGAAAAGCACAAGGACGGCGACTTCTTCGTCGATTACGAAGACAAGGTCTTTGAGGATGTGAAGGCGGAACCGGGCCAGAAGGCGCTGGTCACCTTCCACACCGTCGCCTTCGAGGGGTCCATCGGCCTGGTCAACATGCTCAACGCGATCCGTCTGGCCCGCAAGGGGTTCGAGACGTCGATCCTGCTTTATGGCCCCGGCGTCACGCTGGGCATCCAGCGCGGGTTTCCGACGCTGGGCGACGCGGCCTTTCCGGGGCACCAGAACTTTGCCGACAACCTCAAGAAATTCATGGCCGAGGGCAGCAAGATCTATGCCTGCCGCTTTGCGCTGCAGGCGCTTTATGGCCACGGCGAGGCGGCGCTGCTGCCGGGCATCATCCCGATCGCCCCGCAGGACGTGCTGGATCTGAAGCTGCTGCACGTGCGCGATAATTCCGTGATCATCGACACCTGGACGCTGTAG
- a CDS encoding Nit6803 family nitrilase: MSRIVKAAAVQIAPDLTSREKTMARVLDAIDEAAGNGADLIVFPETFVPFYPYFSFVLPPCQQGKPHLHLYEQAVTVPSDDTRRVAERCAHHGVVVVLGVNERDHGSLYNAQLIFDADGTLLLKRRKITPTYHERMVWGQGDGAGLKVVGTRVGRVGALACWEHYNPLARYALMTQHEEIHVAQFPGSLVGPIFAEQIEVTMRHHALESGCFVVNATGWLTDDQIESITPDTTLQKALRDGCMTCIVTPEGRHVVPPLTSGEGILYGDLDMALVTKRKRMMDSVGHYARPELLSLNHNTDLTPARHTTASGPEFQPIPLED; encoded by the coding sequence ATGTCCCGCATCGTCAAGGCCGCCGCCGTCCAGATCGCACCCGATCTGACCAGCCGTGAGAAGACCATGGCCCGCGTGCTGGATGCCATCGACGAGGCGGCGGGCAACGGTGCAGACCTGATCGTGTTTCCCGAAACCTTCGTGCCGTTCTATCCCTACTTCTCCTTTGTGCTGCCGCCGTGTCAGCAGGGCAAGCCGCATCTGCACCTGTACGAACAGGCCGTCACCGTTCCGTCAGACGACACCCGCCGCGTGGCCGAACGCTGTGCCCACCACGGCGTTGTCGTCGTGCTGGGCGTGAACGAACGCGACCACGGATCGCTGTATAACGCGCAACTGATCTTTGACGCGGACGGCACGCTGTTACTGAAGCGCCGCAAGATCACGCCGACTTACCACGAGCGGATGGTCTGGGGTCAGGGCGACGGCGCGGGGCTGAAGGTTGTGGGCACCCGCGTCGGGCGCGTGGGTGCATTGGCTTGTTGGGAGCACTACAACCCGCTGGCCCGCTACGCGCTGATGACCCAACACGAGGAAATTCACGTGGCGCAATTCCCCGGCAGCCTTGTCGGGCCGATCTTTGCCGAACAGATCGAGGTCACGATGCGGCATCACGCGTTGGAATCCGGCTGCTTTGTCGTCAATGCGACCGGCTGGCTGACGGATGACCAGATCGAGAGCATCACGCCCGACACGACCCTGCAGAAGGCGCTGCGCGACGGTTGCATGACCTGCATCGTGACACCCGAAGGGCGTCACGTCGTGCCGCCGCTGACCAGCGGCGAAGGCATCCTTTACGGCGACCTCGACATGGCGCTGGTAACGAAACGCAAGCGGATGATGGATTCCGTCGGCCACTATGCCCGGCCGGAACTGCTGTCGCTGAACCACAACACCGACCTGACGCCCGCGCGGCACACCACCGCGTCAGGCCCCGAATTCCAGCCGATCCCCTTGGAGGACTGA
- a CDS encoding MSMEG_0568 family radical SAM protein has translation MQTGDIINDLQTRGMRLVDPRAGADSRRGGAGPTDHKAVTIGGLTVMIPVHTATAFESPYLVEAPDAEGHARVMKDGAFFADVQFPQRAKFLDLSTADGVPYGHIAQLHAKDVLATTVLQTCIRYESRKKTCKFCAIGQSLAAGRTIAHKSPAQLAEVARAAVLLDGVKHMVMTTGTPAGKDRGAKVLAESAVAIRAAVDLPLQAQCEPPEDDAWHRRMKDAGIDTLGMHLEVVTPELRQQIMPGKAQVSLEKYFDSFGAAVEVFGWGQVSTYILAGLGDTEEAILAMCKRLTAIGVYPFVVPFVPVTGTPLESHPAPTSAFMHRVLSPLSQMIVDQGMRAEDIKAGCGRCGACSALSAFEKFKRPALETAS, from the coding sequence ATGCAGACCGGCGACATCATCAACGACCTGCAGACCCGCGGCATGCGCCTTGTCGATCCGCGCGCGGGGGCCGACAGCAGGCGGGGCGGGGCGGGGCCCACGGACCACAAGGCGGTCACCATCGGTGGCCTGACGGTCATGATCCCGGTCCACACCGCGACGGCGTTCGAGTCGCCCTATCTGGTCGAGGCCCCCGATGCAGAGGGTCATGCGCGTGTCATGAAAGATGGTGCGTTCTTTGCCGACGTGCAGTTTCCGCAGCGGGCCAAGTTCCTCGATCTGTCCACCGCCGACGGCGTGCCTTACGGCCATATCGCGCAGCTGCACGCCAAGGACGTGCTGGCGACGACCGTGCTGCAGACCTGCATCCGCTATGAAAGCCGCAAGAAAACCTGCAAGTTCTGCGCCATCGGCCAAAGCCTTGCCGCCGGTCGCACCATTGCCCACAAAAGCCCCGCGCAACTGGCCGAAGTCGCCCGTGCCGCCGTCCTGCTGGACGGGGTCAAGCACATGGTCATGACGACCGGCACGCCTGCGGGCAAGGACCGGGGCGCGAAGGTGCTGGCCGAGAGTGCCGTAGCGATCCGCGCCGCCGTCGATCTGCCGCTGCAGGCGCAATGCGAACCGCCCGAAGACGACGCCTGGCATCGCCGCATGAAGGATGCAGGCATCGACACCTTGGGCATGCATTTGGAAGTCGTGACGCCGGAACTGCGCCAGCAGATCATGCCGGGCAAGGCGCAGGTGTCGTTGGAGAAATACTTCGACAGCTTCGGTGCCGCGGTCGAGGTGTTCGGCTGGGGGCAGGTCTCGACCTACATCCTCGCGGGGCTTGGCGATACCGAGGAGGCGATCCTTGCGATGTGCAAGCGCCTGACCGCGATCGGCGTCTATCCCTTCGTCGTGCCCTTCGTGCCCGTCACCGGCACGCCGCTGGAAAGCCACCCCGCGCCAACCTCTGCCTTCATGCACCGCGTCCTGTCCCCCCTGTCGCAGATGATCGTCGATCAGGGGATGCGGGCCGAGGATATCAAGGCGGGCTGCGGCCGCTGCGGGGCCTGTTCGGCGCTGTCGGCCTTCGAGAAGTTCAAGCGACCCGCGCTGGAGACTGCGTCATGA
- a CDS encoding ABC transporter ATP-binding protein produces the protein MKPFLSIEKLTQRFPDGQGGQLTVFEDATFGVEKGEFVVILGHSGCGKSTIMNILAGLADPTSGVVVMDGQEVRGPSLDRGVVFQNYSLLPWLSTLKNVTFGVAARHPEWTKAQVTEHAVKYLGMVGLEGDVIHRKPSQLSGGMRQRVSIARAFANHPKLLLLDEPFGALDALTRGTIQDELLKIWGGTEQTVFMITHDIDEAILLADRILLMTNGPFARVAESVEITIPRPRSRTEIVEHPNYYAIRNHLVQFLGRRSRELAGQQSGGDTNRPDTVRIDKTTPTDDPEDRRPALRAVTN, from the coding sequence ATGAAACCGTTTCTGAGTATCGAGAAACTGACCCAGCGGTTCCCTGACGGACAGGGCGGGCAGCTGACGGTCTTCGAGGACGCGACCTTTGGCGTCGAAAAAGGCGAGTTCGTCGTGATCCTGGGCCATTCTGGCTGCGGCAAGTCCACGATCATGAACATCCTGGCCGGCTTGGCCGATCCGACCTCTGGCGTTGTCGTCATGGACGGGCAAGAGGTGCGCGGCCCCAGCTTGGACCGTGGGGTTGTGTTCCAGAACTATTCCCTGCTGCCGTGGCTCTCGACTTTGAAGAACGTGACCTTCGGCGTCGCCGCCCGGCACCCGGAATGGACCAAGGCGCAGGTAACGGAACATGCGGTCAAATACCTTGGCATGGTCGGACTTGAGGGCGACGTCATCCACCGCAAGCCCAGCCAGTTGTCGGGCGGCATGCGACAGCGGGTGTCCATCGCCCGCGCCTTTGCCAATCATCCCAAGCTGCTGTTGCTGGACGAACCCTTTGGTGCGCTGGACGCGCTGACGCGGGGCACCATTCAGGACGAGTTGCTGAAGATCTGGGGCGGCACGGAACAGACCGTCTTCATGATCACCCACGACATCGACGAGGCGATCCTGCTGGCCGACCGCATCCTGCTGATGACGAACGGCCCCTTTGCCCGCGTCGCCGAAAGCGTCGAGATCACGATTCCCAGGCCCCGCAGCCGGACCGAGATCGTGGAGCATCCGAACTATTACGCGATCCGCAACCATCTGGTGCAGTTTCTGGGCCGCCGGTCCAGGGAACTGGCCGGCCAGCAGTCCGGTGGCGACACCAACCGCCCGGACACGGTGCGCATCGACAAGACCACACCCACCGATGACCCCGAGGACCGCCGACCGGCCTTGCGGGCCGTCACCAACTAA
- a CDS encoding aminotransferase-like domain-containing protein gives MRDWKPILRSDGAARYLQLADAIAAGIADGTLRDGARLPPQRILAERLGIDFTTVSRGYAEARERGLTASHVGRGTFVIGRKPVPPEQDLRRHADIDLTMNLPPETDDPVLLGRMEAGLQTVSANLIDLLRYQSSTGGQIDKEAASTWLSLRGLVPSLDRIAVTPGAHPTILAILMRLTTPGDIVLCEDITYAGVRGICARLGLRLIGLPGDAEGIDAEALDRAIVQHRPKALYLNPTLNNPTTRTITLDRRQAIADVILKHHLPLIEDDAYGFIPAHPPAPLASFAPDLVWHIGGLAKCIGAGLRLAYTVAPDSHAARDLAHQLKVISVMPSPLMMALATRWITDGTADGIRRFIREETQARQAIAAQALAPFRYESAQHAFNVWLHLPGGVTRADIIGRMAGTGIGMMPSDAFTVAGEPAESIRVCLGGRITRSQLRDAMGLLAYMMSTPI, from the coding sequence ATGAGAGACTGGAAACCGATTCTGCGCAGCGACGGTGCCGCCCGTTACCTGCAACTCGCCGATGCAATCGCCGCGGGCATTGCCGACGGCACCCTGCGCGACGGCGCTCGCCTGCCGCCGCAGCGCATTCTGGCAGAGCGTCTGGGCATCGACTTCACGACCGTGTCCCGCGGCTATGCCGAGGCGCGCGAGCGCGGGTTGACCGCCAGCCACGTCGGGCGCGGCACCTTCGTCATCGGGCGCAAGCCCGTCCCGCCGGAACAGGATCTGCGACGTCACGCCGACATCGACCTGACCATGAACCTGCCACCGGAAACAGACGATCCCGTCCTGCTGGGCCGGATGGAGGCGGGATTGCAAACCGTGTCCGCGAACCTGATCGACCTGCTGCGCTACCAATCCTCCACCGGCGGTCAGATCGACAAGGAGGCGGCGTCCACCTGGCTGTCGCTGCGCGGCCTCGTGCCGTCACTCGACCGGATCGCGGTGACGCCGGGCGCGCATCCGACGATCCTTGCCATCCTGATGCGCCTGACGACCCCCGGCGATATCGTGCTGTGCGAAGACATCACCTATGCGGGCGTCCGGGGTATTTGCGCGCGGCTGGGCCTGCGCCTGATCGGTCTGCCCGGCGACGCCGAAGGCATCGACGCCGAGGCCTTGGACCGGGCCATCGTTCAGCACCGGCCCAAGGCCCTTTACCTCAACCCGACGCTCAACAATCCCACGACCCGCACGATCACGCTGGACCGCAGACAGGCGATCGCCGACGTGATCCTCAAGCATCATCTGCCCCTGATCGAGGATGACGCCTATGGCTTCATCCCCGCGCATCCGCCCGCCCCGCTGGCCAGCTTCGCCCCCGATCTGGTCTGGCACATCGGCGGGCTGGCGAAATGCATCGGTGCCGGACTGCGGCTGGCCTATACCGTGGCCCCGGACAGCCACGCCGCCCGCGATCTGGCGCATCAACTCAAGGTCATCTCGGTCATGCCGTCACCGCTGATGATGGCGCTGGCCACCCGCTGGATCACCGATGGCACCGCCGACGGCATCCGCCGCTTCATCCGAGAGGAAACGCAGGCCAGGCAGGCAATCGCCGCTCAGGCGCTTGCCCCTTTCCGGTACGAATCGGCGCAGCATGCCTTCAACGTCTGGCTGCACCTGCCAGGTGGCGTGACCCGCGCGGACATCATCGGCCGCATGGCCGGGACCGGGATCGGGATGATGCCGTCGGACGCCTTCACCGTCGCGGGAGAGCCTGCCGAGTCCATCCGCGTCTGCCTCGGGGGCCGCATCACGCGCAGCCAGTTGCGCGATGCGATGGGACTGCTGGCCTACATGATGTCCACACCGATCTAA